From one bacterium genomic stretch:
- a CDS encoding ferrous iron transport protein A, which yields MNLWSLLENSQTLITALSDEIPAAYRQRLNELGFHPNEKITCVRVTPAGNPRLYRVGDSVYSLEKEIAVAIEVGDI from the coding sequence ATGAATCTCTGGAGTCTTTTAGAAAATAGTCAAACGCTTATCACGGCCCTTTCCGATGAAATACCTGCGGCCTATCGCCAACGACTTAACGAGCTTGGTTTTCATCCTAACGAAAAAATTACCTGTGTGCGCGTAACACCTGCCGGCAACCCCAGGCTTTATAGAGTGGGTGATTCGGTGTATTCGCTTGAAAAGGAAATAGCTGTGGCCATTGAGGTAGGCGATATATGA